A genomic stretch from Cetobacterium sp. NK01 includes:
- a CDS encoding type I CRISPR-associated protein Cas7: MKKRVYGIIGIKSIMANWNADFTGYPKTTSDGSIFGSDKALKYPMKKMWENENEKILYIKSYKIDNEKGETKLRPRSLKERYEQIFNAEDLKKEKSIENVLKNLFLATDVKNFGATFAEEGKNLSITGAVQITQGFNKYIDSIAEEQSILSPFRNSKNSDDDNSTLGSKIVSNEAHYIYHFAINPRAYDEFKAMGVTEGYTEEDYAKFKRVALVSATSFNTNSKVGCENELAVFIEADENQYLPDLGNLVEFEKIDNDKNRFIFKFSELLNSFKESIKSIEVYYNPYNTEIEKTIEGAKYYNIFTREEV, translated from the coding sequence ATGAAAAAAAGAGTTTATGGTATTATTGGAATAAAGTCAATTATGGCAAACTGGAATGCTGATTTTACAGGGTATCCCAAAACAACATCTGATGGATCTATTTTTGGTAGTGATAAAGCCTTAAAATATCCTATGAAAAAGATGTGGGAAAATGAGAATGAAAAGATCCTATATATAAAATCATATAAAATAGATAATGAAAAAGGAGAAACTAAATTAAGACCTCGTAGTTTAAAAGAGAGATACGAGCAAATATTTAATGCTGAGGATTTAAAAAAAGAAAAAAGCATTGAAAATGTTCTAAAAAATCTATTTTTAGCAACTGATGTTAAAAACTTTGGAGCTACCTTTGCTGAAGAGGGGAAAAATTTAAGTATCACAGGAGCTGTACAAATTACTCAAGGGTTCAATAAATATATTGATAGTATAGCAGAGGAACAATCAATTTTATCTCCATTTAGAAACTCTAAAAACTCTGATGATGATAATTCAACTTTGGGAAGTAAAATTGTAAGTAATGAAGCACATTACATATATCATTTTGCTATAAATCCAAGAGCTTATGATGAATTTAAGGCAATGGGTGTAACTGAAGGTTATACTGAAGAGGACTATGCTAAATTCAAAAGGGTAGCTTTAGTATCTGCAACATCTTTTAATACAAATAGTAAAGTTGGATGTGAAAATGAACTTGCTGTATTTATAGAAGCGGATGAAAATCAATATTTACCTGATTTAGGAAATTTAGTTGAATTTGAAAAAATAGATAATGACAAAAATAGATTTATTTTTAAATTTTCAGAACTTTTAAACTCATTTAAAGAATCAATAAAGTCAATTGAGGTTTATTATAACCCATATAATACTGAGATTGAAAAAACAATAGAAGGAGCAAAGTATTATAATATCTTTACTAGAGAAGAGGTGTAA
- the cas5b gene encoding type I-B CRISPR-associated protein Cas5b: MKALKFNLSGQTAFFKKPDVNSYIYFTYSNIHKVSLLGILGAILGLEGYNQQKRKINPSIYPEFYENLKDLKISIVPKNISLTKKIQVFNNSVGYASFEEGGNLIIKEQWLENPEWDIYILLDNGSGLLKTLEERLLKYHFTYIPYLGKNDHIANVKDVEILDIENIEDTYEIHSLIDKASIETISQPQRVRGEYFKYEERLPYKLEKITNQYIYQKFLHTNFNLKLQCFKDIYRCNDLNLFFF, encoded by the coding sequence ATGAAAGCTTTAAAATTTAACTTAAGTGGACAAACAGCTTTCTTTAAAAAACCTGATGTTAATAGTTATATTTATTTTACATATTCTAATATACACAAAGTTTCCCTTCTAGGTATTTTGGGAGCTATTTTAGGGTTGGAAGGATACAATCAACAAAAACGAAAGATTAACCCTTCTATATATCCAGAATTCTATGAAAATCTTAAAGATTTAAAGATTAGCATTGTTCCAAAAAATATTTCATTAACTAAAAAAATTCAAGTTTTTAATAATAGCGTTGGATATGCAAGCTTTGAAGAGGGTGGAAACCTTATTATAAAAGAACAGTGGCTTGAAAATCCTGAATGGGATATCTATATTTTATTAGATAATGGCTCTGGTCTTTTAAAGACTTTAGAGGAACGATTATTAAAATATCACTTTACATATATTCCTTATTTAGGAAAAAATGATCATATTGCTAATGTAAAAGATGTTGAAATTTTAGATATTGAAAATATTGAAGATACTTATGAAATACATAGTCTTATAGATAAAGCTAGTATAGAAACTATTAGTCAGCCTCAAAGAGTAAGAGGAGAGTATTTTAAATATGAGGAAAGGCTTCCATATAAATTAGAGAAGATTACAAATCAATATATCTACCAAAAATTTTTGCATACTAACTTTAATTTAAAACTACAATGTTTTAAAGATATATATAGATGCAATGATCTAAATCTTTTTTTCTTTTAA